atttaatataatattatttgatttggGCCGCGTCTCGTCtcatacaaaaaaaaatttatattaatcaaaaaagACGTGCATGGTTTAGGCGCCGTCTCAAGacatcaatattaaaatattaattatttaaataaataataattgggGGAAGAAAAAATCGTAGTTAAATAGAATTAAGGAGGAAAAAATTGCATAAAAGAATAATCGACTTGGATTAAGTTGGtttgttttaattcttgaataatattatttttctgaTTCTATATTTAGAGGATGACTATGGAAAGCCGTATGGTTCAGACCTTTGGTCGCAAGAAGAATGCTGTTGCAGTAGCTCTTTGCAGAGAAGGAAAGGGATTAGTTCACTTTAACGGAAAGCCTTTGGATCTTATCCAACCAGAACAACTCAAGGTTAAGGCTTTTGAGCCAATTCTCTTATTAGGAAAGCAAATTTTTTCTGGAGTAGATATTAGGATCAGAGTGTCAGGTGGTGGTTACACATCTCAAGTCTTCGCAATCCGTCAGGCTTTAGCCAAGGCAATTGTTGCTTACACTCAGAAGTTTGTAGATGAAGCAACAAAACAAGAAATCAGAGATATCCTCGTTTCTTATGACCGTTCATTGGTCATTGCTGATCCAAGAAGATGCGAGCCAAAGAAATTCGGAGGTCCAGGTGCCCGTGCTCGTATTCAGAAGTCGTACCGTTAATTTTAGTATGCTGGAGTTATTCAGGTTCGGGTGGGATCGGGAGTTCCTTCAAGAACTATTTGCAGGGACAccaaaatcaagaaaaaaaatatgtcTCATTTCGGTTTGCTATGACTACATTACGAGGTTCTACTATGTATTTACTCTTATGTCGGCTATTTGCTACTAGAAGTGGGCTAATACTATTTACCTTTCAGATTAGTATATAAGTTCTTGTTCCTGGCCTTAATACTCATCGAATATTATCAGACTTTGAGACATTTGAGGGTTTACTCTTTACTTTATCCCAAGTATCTAATTAGTATATAAAAGGATATCGATTTTAATAGTTAAATTTATTAGGAGTCTATGTTTCTTTGCTTTGCCTCTTCCCATTCGCTGTACCTTAACGGTTTTCAGATGCTAGTTTACTACATCATGAAGTGAGTTTAAAAAGTCTTGGTGGGAGATTGTTGAAGAGTTCTTGAATTTGTGTTGGACTAGTTCAAGGGcaaatagtaattttttGATAGGTACTGGGAACCTAAGAGAATCCGAGATTTTCGTTAAAGTATCAGGTGTGAACAATCCATTCTGATAGTAGTCTAAAATTCCTGGAACGTCCTGTGATTCAACTGAAGGAACTCTAATCGACAAGTTAAAAATATCAGCCAAACCAGAAGTATGAACAAATTCGTACTCAGAGGTAGTTGCAAGTATTAGAAGCTTTCTTCCTTTAGGTGCTCTGTTCTTAATTAAAATCATAATAGTCTGTAAtacaatatttgaaaatctGGGGCCAATAGCAGTAAAGTCCATCAGTCTTTCAATATCATCCAGAATAATACATGATATATCGCTCTTATAAGCATCACTAAATGTTTTTCTCAGCTCTTGACTTCTTGCTGACTCGCTCATACCCACAAATTGGAGGGGACTCTGCAATTTTGTAAATGGGAATCCTCCTGTAATTGCAATATGAGCAGCCAAGGCGGACTTTCCCGTTCCTTTATCTCCATATAACAAAACAGCCAATGTAGAAAGATTCTCATCTGTTTTGATCTGTTCGGAAAGCCTCTTTAATAGCTCTAAGTTCCTTTGTGACTCACTACCCAACTTTATTATTCCTCTAGGAACTAAACTTTGCAACTCATCTTCGTCAGTACCAAATGCAGGTTGCACCTCCTCTAATGCTGACTCAAAATCACTTCTGCAAACCTTAATGTTCTCAGCATCCATTGGCTTAGTCATATCTCCCATGTCAATATGGCGTTGAAATGCAAAGGATGTTGCAGACCTTACCAGTCCTTCCAGCTCAGCACCTGAGAAGTTGGCAGATTCTTGTGCCAAAGCACTTAAATCTACATCATTTGCCAATCTGGAGCTTTCTCTCATTTGCTTAGTATGAATCTCAAGAATCTCCAATCTTCCCTCAGAGTCAGGCAGTCCTATTTCAATCTGAACCTCGAAGCGCCCAGGTCTTAAAAGGGCTTCATCCAAGAGATCCAACCTATTTGTCATGCCTATCAATAATATGTTGTTAATGCTATTAACTCCATCAATTTTGCTTAATAGCTGATTAACTACGCTGTCACCAACTCCTGTTGAACCACTTGATCCTGCTCCCCTACTTTTGCAAATGGCATCAAGCTCatctaaaataataatatgtaGTGCAGAAAAGTCTCCTTTTTGACGATACTCATCTTCTGCCTCTTTAAATAAGTTTCTAATGTTTTCCTCGCTTTGTCCAACAtacttatttaaaatttcagGTCCATTCACAATTTTGGGCTCCCTAGCTTTGAGAACTTTTGCGATCTGTCTGGCTATTAAAGTCTTTCCTGTACCTGGAGGCCCATGTAAAATCAAGCCCTTAACATGTTGTATTCCCAACTCCTTTAGTAGCTTTGGTGGAATAACTCTACTTGCAAAAGCTCTTCTGAAAATGACAGAAAATTCATCGTCTAGGCCACCAATACCAATGTCCTTAAAACTGAAATGATGTCTGAATAAGGTCGGAGCACTTCTGTGGTCATTCTGAAATCTAACTGTTCCTGTTTTAGATCCTGTTAATTCCATGTTTGTAGAGTCAATTACTAAAAAATGAGAATTTTTAGAATCAGAGTGTTCTTTCTTATTGCCATTTGATAATAGGCTATCTAGAGATAAGATATCTTTTACTGTCAATAGTAACAATAAATTCTCTTCCTTATAGAAATATGATACCTTTTGGCCTTGTGTAACTACTTGATTACGTATGCTTTGTAAAATACCTGGAATTATTCTTTCACCATCTAATAAAAGCTGTTGACTAGATCCGACAAATAATTCTGCCTCAAGCAAAAGAGTTCCAGCAATGCTCTTTGCAGCTTCACTACCAGTAGTTCCAAATCCCACAGCTAATTCAACTTCTATTCTCTCCCTTGATTCAATCCTAGCAAATTGGCGATGCAATCTATTTAATGCTAATTCCCCATGAGCAACTCTTTCATCTACTTCAATATTCAAAACAAGATTTTTAACTAAAATTCGAGGTTGCCCAGTTCCACTTTGCGTGTTAGAAAGATTCTTTAAAGCTGTATATGTTGAAGAACTTACATATGCAAAGTTTGTGAATGCCAGCTCTTGTGCAGGCAAATTGCACGAAACTAAGGAAACCGTCATATCAAGTCCACTCCTCAAggaaaaatataaatattagaaaatttcaatgagttttttctctttttaaGTTAATCAAATTACTCCTTTTTAATTCTCGCTTGTCCTTCACCTTACCCACAACTATAGATTAAAAAATTGCAAAAAAAAGCGGAGGCGCCTGAGTCTTGGCGCCAAATTTCATGTCAAGATTAGATTTACAATAATGTTAGAAGAACTAAATAAAAGTGAATATTAAAAGggatttgaagaaaattaattcaaagaaatGACAATATTTGAGGTGAAATTGTCTTCAGCAACAACTTTGCAGGATTTATTGGGGGAAAATGAATATGTTAAAGACAATTATAAGAACTGTGATATATTAGTATTAGATTATGAgggaaaagaaaaattggGTTTTTTAAACCGTGACATACTATTGACAGATTATAGActaatttttcttaaagATGCTGAATATTCAACTcagaattcaaaaattccCAGCAAATTCTCTTGTGGGGACtacataaatatttcatctATTATTGTTAACGCAGTTTCATCGTGTGAAAAAGCTGAAGATAATCCGTATTTATACGTTCAATTAGGTGATCCTGAATTTAATGAAGACAGTGATGAGGATTTGGAGTCTAGTCACCGCTTTTCCGAAATTAACATTCGTTGCTCTGACCAAAATACTATCTATACGCTTTTCAATTCTATATCGGAAACAGCCGCATATATGGAGCAGCTAGAGAACTTATCTGATTTAAAATCGGATGATGAGTTAACAACTGATCAAGAATGACACTAATTTTTGGGTAAATCTTCTCATTTAGTTTTTCTAATAAACCTTTCTAAATTactttcattattaatacaattGATATCCAAAAAGTAGTATATTTTTATCACCTCATTTTTTGTATAACttcatatttaattttctttctgaTTTTTCAATGATTTAttctattcaaatatatttatttactcttataatattgattgCAAACTAATGGAAATGGCGCCATGATCTTCAAAGATAGTAATGCATGCGGAGTATCACAAAGACGAATATACTAAATTCCTATAAAACAACATAAAagattaatttataaagtattaattaatCTTAAATAAGAATCTTagttttaaaatttatattttcaaggGATAAAACAATATATCACAGTAAAGTTAATAACGATTGCCTAGATCTAGCAATTATCTGTAAAGcagaaattaaattgatCGAATATTCACAAAGATGAAAACTGAAACTAAAATTTCTctgtttttttcttttataatTCTATTATGTGAATACTCTTTCTCTTTGggtaatattcaaaatcaatttgaaagatttaGAACTTTTAATACTAATCATGACTTGCTAGAGCATCATCAAAACCCCAGTTCAAAAATACAAAGAACAAATGAGGATATTAAAGATGGCGTAAGCCCTTTATTTGAAAAGCCTGAATTAGATGGCAGATAcaataaatatagaaaaatataCGACAAAAAAAAccaaaatgaaaaaattaagagaaaggatcaattaaaaaatcaagtGGAAGAACTGCTAGAAGATATGGACTATGTGAAGCAAAAGCAACGGTACTTAGAGTCAGACACATTagacaaatatttttcatttagaGGAGCAGAAGAACATTCAATTGATGATTTGGACTTTGAAGGATTATTTGATCCAGAATATGgaggaagaggaagagTTCTGGAAAGTTATAAAATCACCACAAATGATATTTACaaagatgaattaaaaccaagaaaatatgaataCGCTATTGGAGCAACTCTAAGAGATAAGAGATACGACAAGCATAGAAAAGAGAgcaataatgaaattgtaTTAGTTATTACTCCAAAGAACTTTTTTGCTGATAAAGATGGAAAACTCTCACTTTTACCGAGTTTAGCTCttaaaataaacaaaaactCAAAGCTCTCaacattaataaaaatgatccACAAACTCATATCTTATGCTTATCCAGgtatattaattgaaagGATTCGTCATTTAGAAAcacaaattattttgaatgaaGCACCCAAAACAGCTAAACTCAgttctttaaaaataaaaaatggGAACGAAATCTCTGTTACATTTAAAAATGTACCCAAAGATAAAAAATCAGATAAGTACCATCAAACTCAAGAATTACCTATAGAAGAGCTTCCAATGACTCCAATAGAAAAAGATATTCCTGAGCTTCCTGAGCTGGATGTTCAGGAAAATCTTGATTTAAGTCAAGGTCCCAGTACTCAACAAAGCTTAGAAACTAAAGTATTAAAATCTAAAGATgatattttgaatgaagatgaaatttTAGAACCTAATAAAACCATTGAAAATCCTTTATCCAATAATTATGATTTTAATGTTGGGGatgaatatgaaaaattaaagtctgattattttcaaaacatCAGAGCTGGCAAAATTGCTATATATAACTCTGATGACGAACCACCAAGACAATCTAATCACAAAGAACATCAATTTGTATTAAGCGATGAGGGAATTGATAATGATGGACAAGAAAGAGCAGTAGAGGCTGAGAAAATAGACATTAATGATTCTGATGACTCCTATTTAGGAACTGATATAAATCATTGCAACTATAAGGTAAACTTCAAACAAATTACATTACCTGTATCAAATTTTACTAATGAAATCGAACGGaacaatattaaagatattttaaCTCTTAACGTAACATTTAGCGAGCTTGAGCCATGTAATTTGGAAACACTTATTTCAGAAGTGAATAAAATAGCAAAATCCATGGGAAAGAATTATTCTCTTGTTAGAATGGAACATAATGCATCAAAGAGAGAGCTACTAGCTCTTTCAAAAGATAACGAGAAGCACCATCTTTTGGATCTCGAAATAATTAGGGGTGACGAATTTAATGCATTTTTAATACTTGAAAAAACTCAAGAATCTGACTATTCAAAGAATGATATTGATAAACATGATGTAGAAATTATATCTGATCTGACTGAGAAACAGATTTCTATTGCGGACTGTCAGATATACATGACCATTTTTGTTGATTCAGCATCACTTCGCGATAATATTAACCAATCCCTTTCCAAGGAACCCCTTAACAAGAATAGAAGCTTAGGAAAAGGAGGAAAAAAGCATCTTAAACCAATTAATATATGCACTCAAAGTTATGTTCCTATTAAAAAAGTACTAGAAAAGATCAAGATTATATTGAAAGtagattcaaatttgaatgaaattttCATATGCGGAGATAAAATTGTAGATACTTGTAGCAGTTTACCAGTTTCATTAATCAAATCAGAAACATGTGTTCTTCGATTTGATTCATAATTAGGCCTTATTCTGATTAAAACTTTGAATCCATTGATTAAATTTAGCAatagaatattttataGTAAGTatataaatcattttctatttgCCTGCTACTCCCTCAATTTAATACCATTATTAAGGGCTGGTCCCacataataaattcatgCAATCATAGTATTCTACGGAACAACCATATCTTTTGCAGCCGACCATACAAAAGTCTTTTGAGTACTGTGAGCATTGAGACATGCATGACACTGGAATACTCGAAACTCCAGCAACTATAGGTCTGTTTACATTGCAAGCTCTTCCACAAGTCTTTATAAAATACATACTTAATGTAAGAGCACATGGACCATTGCCTTTGAATTCGTAATTTCCAAGAGTTGATGCAGAAGATATCAAGGATAGGGGGGCAGGAAGGAAGCCCACTTCGAATTTGAGgtttcttttttgtttatGAGTAAGAAGATATTCCACAAGCATTACGCATGAGGAAACCACAAGCTCTGATTCCATATCATCGAGACTTTTGAGATTCTTTGCAGTTGAGCaaatatcatcattataTGCTAGACTAAAAATGTCTGGTTTTTCTTGTTTAAGTGCTTCCGTCTTAGAGCACAACATTCCCAGTTCTAAAAGAGCAACCAAAGATTGGCAGCAGTTCTAAAATGATttgagttttttttttgttagtATTCCGCTAAGAATAATATCCTACACTTTACTTACTGGAGCAGGTTTCAACGTTGTTTCAGGAATTTTTAGTTCCTCACAccttttttcaataaattttaaGGTAGAGCTAATTAAAAGACTTTTTACACGCTTTagttttatattttcacgttcaagtaaaaaaaatatcatGAGCTAGTAATTTCTTAGAACTTACTGTGCTTGGATCGTTCTTAGTGTGATTATGATGAGTTGAATTTCGATTGCTCATTTCCTCTGAGAAATTCATTTGTTTTATATACGGTTGCATTAAAATACGAgcaaatttaaaaaatgtttATAACCAAGTTAtgttttcaatttcttaCCACTCATTCTTATGGTTTCGGATCTTATATTTTGGCAGGCAATTAGCAAAAACacaacaaaaaatataaagtgaattttcattttcaaggATCTTGGAAAATTAGTTTTTGAATTTCCTTTAAATATATGAAGGCTATAATATAAGCTGTTAAATAGtttattttagaaaaaatcAGGCTAATCTTAGCATGCAAACTTATTGCATAATACACATGAATTAATAAgcaaaaataatcaaaaacTATAATTTAAGTACATACATTCGTTTGCATGTAATCATGTTTACATGCATGCAATGTCAAATGCatgaatatttacaaaaacTCAGGCCTACAAGTTAAAGATACTCGGTTAAGAATTATAAGTTccattttatattttagaCAAATTTTTTGCTGAAATCACTAAAATTGCAATTTTGTGAAAACAGCAGTTATTCTGAGAAACATAATGTAAAATTATCACTATGTTGCATTTCGgctttcttttaatattcttcttGCTTCCATTTATTGGAAGAACTGCGGATCctgatttaaaatttaaaaatttgaatgaatCCAAGAAGGGGTTGGTTAAAGAAGAACCTCCTTTTGCTACCAGCGTTAAAATGagtgaaaataatgaaacaaTTGTAAGTAAACTTTCTCATCAAAACTAATTAGTATAACAAGTTATTTTTCTCCCCTCTTTATAGTCAGATTTTTCAATCTTAAACtcatcaaaatttaataatattttgtcAGCTGAAACTACATGCTCAAGAAAGCTACAAAATAAGGATAAATATCCGAATTGCTGCTCTTCAATTgtttcaatttttgaaaCTGAAAGGATTTGCAATCAAAAACCTCAGATAGACAAGTCTCTAAATGAAAGCAATGGAGAAATTGCAAGAGAACTATCAGAAATCAAGCAATATTATGATTACCATTGTAACAATACAGAGTACCAACTTTTagtttcaaaaaatatcaCATCAGATGATGTGTATAACTGTATGAGGtataatgaattaactACAAGAAGTACAAATAGCACATTACAGGAATTGGAtggaattaaattaaaagataGTGAATCCATAGTCGACAATCAAAGAGCATTACAAATAACTGGTTGGATGAATAGTTTTGGATTACCTGCAATTTCTTCGACTACTATGCTTTCACAATCAAGGTTTACTGAGGGCTCATTCATGCATTCAAGTGGAGGTCAAAATTGCTCTCCACTAttaacattaatatttgttcGTGTTTGTAACTCTATCTGTAATGCCAATAACGACTCTTCTTCTGGAAGAGCATCAATACctattttttgtttaagGGACTGCCAGCCTTTTGCAAAGTTTGCCTGCTTGCGTGGGTGTAGAACCTTTGGGTGCCATGTTGATATATACACCTGTATGGAACTTATGTGTCAGTGATTTTGTCAAGGTATTTTGTAAGGTATAAGAAACAAAAATCTAAAGTAAATTTTTACGTAAGCTTGAAGTTACACATTTGGTAACTGCATGCATCAAAAGGTATATTACACCCGAAAAAAGAGCATCCACGTATGCAAACATGGTTTGCAAAATCCACACAAATTGGGAAGCATGATCTCGGGAATACCTCTTCTTCTACCGTAAGTGCAGTCTCTGCATCGCATAGTTTTTCACATACTTTAATATAATGCAAGGAAAGCACAGATACACATATTTTTTGGGTTtgatatttaaatatatttcctTGAGGGGTATCTTGAGGTCCTCTTAACGATGATGTTGATTGGGGAAGTCTGATATGAGATCCAAATCCTGACTTTATTTGTAGTTTCCTGTCAGtaaaattcatttctttacaatattcaaaattttcatGGTTTTTCCAAGAATTGACATCATCAGAATCTGATTTTTTTAGTATTTGACTACACTCACTATTGAATGCTATAAATTCACTCTTATTTCCCATCTCTTCTAGTAGGCCAGTTTCATTATTAGGCCtatttaaacaaatttcttttgaataGAGTGAAATCGTTATTTCATTACAGCAGCTCTAAAAggaataaaatttaatatttcttgaaCACCTTATAAAATGTTAGATTTCATTGACTCACctttaattctttcatATTGTTATCATTGATACTTTCTGAGATCAATCTTTGACATTTTCCATCACATTTACatcttattaaaaataacataATTAAATACAAGATCCCAATAGTATTTACCATCGACGGCTAACTTATTAGGAAAagcaatttttttaaaaagaatatattctttttgcATGTAGTTAAGGATAAATTATGTGGAAATGTCATAAATGACCAACAAATAGCTTGCCGCCCGATTGCGCTGGTAAACAATAGGGTAAAAGTAGTGAAAATAGAGTAAACACaagataataattgaatataaatataaggTTAATTATGCAATATATATGCTTAACAATAAAAGCTAGCTGGATTAAATGCTCGATGTgaacagaaaaaaaaggaaaacGTGAATAATTCGGTAATTAAGATATAAATGTAAATACAATTGATTGCTTGcctaaaattaattatataattccaataaaCTTCCGAACATAATTAAAACTTCCTTCATTTAGCTAAAGGTCTTTAATCTTGATTCCACGATGAATTATAGAACTTTGATTatgagaaattaatatctgGTAAATATAATCGGAGCTCTATTTGCTATAcgataataatatatttgaatcaatttACTGATACCACCCATATAGAAGCCCATACTCttaaattattagtatacctctttttcttttcacGAACAGTAAGTATAGagtaaattaattagatttctttttcctttttttccatgttatttcttgaatagAATATTTATCTAATTTACCAGCCTGTCATACTAGTAGAACTAAATGGTTGCATTTGTTGTTGAGCAGATGGAGAAGGTCCACCACCAACAGACGTAGGACCAGATGCTCTGTAAGCTGCCATTTCAGCAAGATATTTTTGCTTAAATTCTTGTGCCTTTCTCTCCCATGGACCTTTTTCTTGTTCAGGAAGACTATTCCACATTTCCGCTAAGTCTTTCATTTGAAGTGCACGATTAGGGTCATTCTCTCTAACTTTTTGACGAATATGTTCACACCATAGTGTATAAGCAGTATGTGGTCTTTTTGGTTTATTTGGATCCTCTGGTGCTCTAATAGATCTCTTAGATTTCTGTTGCAATAAGATTCTGGGTTTCCACATTTTACCAGTGCGAGCAGCCACATTACTTGCCAGATCTACAAAGAAGTCAGCAAATTCACAAAGTATATCAACAATTATTGCATCAGAATTTGTAGAAGAGCCAACTCCTGATGGCATTGATCCTGGTGGCTGTGGAACAGAAAGTCCAGGTAATCCACCCGGAAGGTTTATTTGATTGGACATTTCAGAATTGCGTTGAATAATTGCTTAGTGACTTGTACTTTTATTTCCTTATGAAGGAAAAATTGCCTTTTTTTTGTTGTAAATTAACACTTTTGAAGAAAGGCCTTAATCCTGAACCTGCTAAGTAATTAACTTGACTATTGTTATTTTCCTATATTTTTTAAGTCTTGTTATGACCGTACCGGAATTCTTAATTATTGGCACTTAATTTGCTGCAAAGCTAGAGTATATAGACATAGGTAGCTATCCAAAGACAGTTAAGGATGTAGATAGATATAGTATCTACTCCCGCCCATCTGTAGACACTATGCATTGACtatttattttactttaatttgacttgttaaaaaaaaaaaaatttcacACATTTTTGTTCGTAACTTAATTACAAAGAttgtttttgaaattaaacaTTCAAATTACTAATATGTTCcctcattttttttcactCTCTCAATCACTAAAATAGCATTGCTTAAGGCGATTTCAAATCTCCCGCCTAAAAAATGCATGGCTGTACGTATATTGTAGTATACCGGGATTGACATTGTTCTAttcataatttaatttgaaatatcaggaacaatattattgtttaaAGCTATGGTAAAAATGGGTTGTCGTTAAGCACTACCTTTTGTTATTTAGTTATTggttttctttaattttttcaaagttGTCATTTCGTTGTTTTATTTCACTTGCAAATGAAATTTGCTGACTATTTAGTCTATATTATTTGTGAACCGCCAAGTTTAATtctaaattattacaaGAAGTAAAAATAACGGGTGCTAAAATGTGAGGGATCTGctaaattttaatttatttctaataaaaaaaaactttataGTATTTAATTTGATGGTCAAAAATTCAGTTTATGATATATTGCAAGTTACATTAGGCTTTATTTAAGATAAGggatatatttttatcagAGCTTTCTAGTAAAGAAACACAaagttaattattatttcattcaaGAATAGCTGTGTGGACTCATGATTAAGTATAAAGCTATAGGCAAATATTTGATACTCCTCTGTTATGCTTTTAACATCTTTCTTAGTTTAGTTTTTTGCCAGGAGTTAACATCAATTCTCAATCCTGAAGGTGGGGGTGGGTTTTCATGTAATTATACTAATGCAGAATATACTTGCGGTGGATATTCTGTCACTCCCTGGAGTTCATGGGGAATCTGTTCTGGTTGTAACGGAGTAATCACCAGACAAAGGTCAATTTCTGGAAGCGCTACGCAAGGAGGGCCAAGCACAACCGAACGTGTAAAATGCCTCAATAACCAATCATGCGAACCATGCACTTATACTCAGTGGTCTTCATGGTCTGCATGCTCAGACACATGCGAATCTGGGACCAAATATAGAACTCGCAGAGTTAATTCAAATGTAGATTGTGGTGTTTCTGAAGGTGAACTTAAACTTATAGAAACTGTCAGCTGCAAAAACGACCCATGCAAGTGCGATGAAACAATTAGAGGAGAAAATGGACTGTACTACAGAGGCTGCCAGAAATACTCTAGGTCTGGCCAAAAGTGCTTGAATTGGCTGTCTCTAAAATTCGATgcttttgattatttagCCACTCTTGAAAATTCGGGTATTGCCGACCACTCCTTTTGCAGAAATCCTATTTCTAACAATACTTTAGTTCCAACAATCTGGTGTTACGTAAGCGCATCTCCTCTAATTCCACAACTCTGTGATCCTGTTCCAACTGATTGTGTAGTTTCAGAATGGGAGCAGTGGTCCTCTTGCTCTTCTACTTGCGAAGAAGGGAAGATTACCCGTACAAGAACTATTATCCAAGAATCACTTCATGGAGGAGTAGAGTGCCCAGTAGATTTGGAGCAGGTTCAGGATTGCTCAGTTGATGTTATTTGTCCAGTTGATTGCATATTAGGATCCTGGAGTCATTGGTCATCATGTAGTGTAGAATGCGGTAAGGGGAATTCTACTCGGTCCAGAAGTATACTGACTCGTCCAAGGGGTACAGGAGCTGTTTGTCAGGAATATCTACAAACAAAGTCGTGCGAAGGAGAAGGCTGTATGAGTTTTTgggaaaagaataaatacTCAATTATTGGTTTTGCAGCGTTGGGAGTCGTCCTAATTATatctattatttatattttaattccaaGTAATAACAGTGTTTAGTACTGTAACCTAACTTACAAGATACTGACGAAGTTTTAACAGCaagaatttcaataattaaatcaaagGTTTTCATAATtaactaatattaatcttACACCTATTGCATATACTGCAGGGCACTTATAATTTTATCTAGAGTAGCCTTACAGTTAATGCTAG
The Cryptosporidium parvum Iowa II chromosome 2, whole genome shotgun sequence genome window above contains:
- a CDS encoding 40S ribosomal protein S16; this encodes MTMESRMVQTFGRKKNAVAVALCREGKGLVHFNGKPLDLIQPEQLKVKAFEPILLLGKQIFSGVDIRIRVSGGGYTSQVFAIRQALAKAIVAYTQKFVDEATKQEIRDILVSYDRSLVIADPRRCEPKKFGGPGARARIQKSYR
- a CDS encoding CpTSP10 protein (extracellular membrane associated protein with a signal peptide, 2x TSP1 domains, kringle domain, followed by 2x TSP1 domains and a transmembrane domain), with amino-acid sequence MIKYKAIGKYLILLCYAFNIFLSLVFCQELTSILNPEGGGGFSCNYTNAEYTCGGYSVTPWSSWGICSGCNGVITRQRSISGSATQGGPSTTERVKCLNNQSCEPCTYTQWSSWSACSDTCESGTKYRTRRVNSNVDCGVSEGELKLIETVSCKNDPCKCDETIRGENGLYYRGCQKYSRSGQKCLNWLSLKFDAFDYLATLENSGIADHSFCRNPISNNTLVPTIWCYVSASPLIPQLCDPVPTDCVVSEWEQWSSCSSTCEEGKITRTRTIIQESLHGGVECPVDLEQVQDCSVDVICPVDCILGSWSHWSSCSVECGKGNSTRSRSILTRPRGTGAVCQEYLQTKSCEGEGCMSFWEKNKYSIIGFAALGVVLIISIIYILIPSNNSV
- a CDS encoding high mobility group (HMG)-box (transcripts identified by EST), producing the protein MSNQINLPGGLPGLSVPQPPGSMPSGVGSSTNSDAIIVDILCEFADFFVDLASNVAARTGKMWKPRILLQQKSKRSIRAPEDPNKPKRPHTAYTLWCEHIRQKVRENDPNRALQMKDLAEMWNSLPEQEKGPWERKAQEFKQKYLAEMAAYRASGPTSVGGGPSPSAQQQMQPFSSTSMTGW
- a CDS encoding N-ethylmaleimide-sensitive factor (NSF1)-like AAA ATpase involved in vesicular transport → MTVSLVSCNLPAQELAFTNFAYVSSSTYTALKNLSNTQSGTGQPRILVKNLVLNIEVDERVAHGELALNRLHRQFARIESRERIEVELAVGFGTTGSEAAKSIAGTLLLEAELFVGSSQQLLLDGERIIPGILQSIRNQVVTQGQKVSYFYKEENLLLLLTVKDILSLDSLLSNGNKKEHSDSKNSHFLVIDSTNMELTGSKTGTVRFQNDHRSAPTLFRHHFSFKDIGIGGLDDEFSVIFRRAFASRVIPPKLLKELGIQHVKGLILHGPPGTGKTLIARQIAKVLKAREPKIVNGPEILNKYVGQSEENIRNLFKEAEDEYRQKGDFSALHIIILDELDAICKSRGAGSSGSTGVGDSVVNQLLSKIDGVNSINNILLIGMTNRLDLLDEALLRPGRFEVQIEIGLPDSEGRLEILEIHTKQMRESSRLANDVDLSALAQESANFSGAELEGLVRSATSFAFQRHIDMGDMTKPMDAENIKVCRSDFESALEEVQPAFGTDEDELQSLVPRGIIKLGSESQRNLELLKRLSEQIKTDENLSTLAVLLYGDKGTGKSALAAHIAITGGFPFTKLQSPLQFVGMSESARSQELRKTFSDAYKSDISCIILDDIERLMDFTAIGPRFSNIVLQTIMILIKNRAPKGRKLLILATTSEYEFVHTSGLADIFNLSIRVPSVESQDVPGILDYYQNGLFTPDTLTKISDSLRFPVPIKKLLFALELVQHKFKNSSTISHQDFLNSLHDVVN